The following are encoded together in the Streptomyces flavofungini genome:
- a CDS encoding RNA polymerase sigma factor yields MEGDGIGVDEAAVIARVRAGEPEAYAELVRAFTGVALRAAAALGAGSDAEDVVQQSFFKAYCALGRFRDGSAFKPWLLSIVANETRNTVRSAARQRSVVGREAALTEPEPLIAESADPAVATLERERRAALLAALDRLGEDHRLVVTYRYLLEMDETETAQALGWPRGTVKSRLNRALRKLERLLPEGGEGR; encoded by the coding sequence CTGGAGGGGGACGGCATCGGCGTCGACGAGGCGGCGGTCATCGCACGGGTGCGCGCCGGCGAGCCGGAGGCGTACGCCGAGCTGGTGCGCGCCTTCACCGGCGTGGCGTTGAGAGCGGCGGCGGCGCTCGGCGCGGGCTCGGACGCCGAGGACGTGGTGCAGCAGTCCTTCTTCAAGGCGTACTGCGCGCTGGGGCGCTTCCGGGACGGCTCGGCGTTCAAGCCGTGGCTGCTCTCGATCGTCGCCAATGAGACGAGGAACACAGTGCGTTCGGCGGCGCGGCAGCGCTCGGTCGTGGGCCGCGAGGCCGCGCTGACCGAGCCCGAGCCGCTGATAGCGGAGTCGGCGGACCCGGCCGTGGCGACCCTGGAGCGGGAGCGCCGGGCCGCGCTCCTGGCCGCCCTGGACCGCCTGGGCGAGGACCACCGCCTGGTCGTGACGTACCGCTATCTCCTGGAGATGGACGAGACGGAGACCGCCCAGGCCCTGGGCTGGCCGAGGGGCACGGTGAAGTCCCGTTTGAACCGGGCCCTGCGCAAGCTGGAGCGACTGCTTCCGGAAGGGGGTGAGGGGAGGTGA
- the glyA gene encoding serine hydroxymethyltransferase, translating into MTQPPAQETAAHQHPALAATDPELAALVTAEERLQADTLRLIPSENYVSTAVLEASGTVLQNKYSEGYPGRRYYEGQQNIDPVERLAVARAKALFGTDHANVQPYSGSPANLAAYLAFAEPGDTVMGMALPMGGHLTHGWGVSATGKWFRGVQYAVRQDTGLVDFDAVRELALKERPKLIFCGGTALPRTIDFAAFAEIARESGAVLVADIAHIAGLIAGGAHPSPVPHADVISTTTHKTLRGPRGAMLLAREEHAKAIDKAVFPGLQGGPHNQTTAAIAVALHEAAQPSFRSYAHAVVANAKALADALLARGFDLVSGGTDNHLVLMDLTPKDVPGKVAAKALDRAGIVVNYNTVPYDPRKPFDPSGVRIGTPSLTSRGLGTEHMAAVADWIDRGVRAAGSGDEDALLKIRGEVAELMAAFPAPGLPTA; encoded by the coding sequence ATGACGCAGCCCCCTGCCCAAGAGACCGCTGCCCACCAGCACCCCGCCCTCGCCGCCACCGACCCCGAACTCGCCGCCCTCGTCACCGCCGAGGAACGTCTCCAGGCCGACACCCTCCGCCTGATCCCCAGCGAGAACTACGTCTCCACCGCCGTCCTCGAAGCCTCCGGCACCGTCCTGCAGAACAAGTACAGCGAGGGCTACCCCGGCCGCCGCTACTACGAGGGCCAGCAGAACATCGACCCGGTCGAGCGCCTCGCCGTCGCCCGCGCCAAGGCCCTCTTCGGCACCGACCACGCCAACGTCCAGCCCTACTCCGGCTCCCCGGCCAACCTCGCCGCCTACCTCGCCTTCGCCGAGCCCGGCGACACCGTCATGGGCATGGCCCTGCCGATGGGCGGCCACCTCACCCACGGATGGGGCGTCTCCGCCACGGGCAAGTGGTTCCGCGGCGTGCAGTACGCCGTGCGGCAGGACACCGGCCTCGTCGACTTCGACGCCGTCCGCGAACTCGCCCTGAAGGAACGGCCCAAGCTGATCTTCTGCGGCGGCACCGCCCTGCCCCGCACCATCGACTTCGCCGCCTTCGCCGAGATCGCCCGCGAGTCCGGCGCCGTCCTCGTCGCCGACATCGCCCACATCGCCGGACTCATCGCCGGCGGCGCCCACCCCTCACCCGTGCCGCACGCCGACGTGATCTCCACGACCACCCACAAGACCCTGCGCGGCCCCCGCGGCGCCATGCTCCTGGCCCGCGAGGAACACGCCAAGGCCATCGACAAGGCCGTCTTCCCCGGCCTCCAGGGCGGCCCCCACAACCAGACCACCGCCGCCATCGCCGTCGCCCTGCACGAAGCCGCCCAACCCTCCTTCCGCAGCTACGCCCACGCCGTCGTCGCCAACGCCAAGGCTCTCGCCGACGCCCTCCTCGCCCGCGGCTTCGACCTCGTCTCCGGCGGCACCGACAACCACCTCGTCCTGATGGACCTCACCCCCAAGGACGTCCCCGGCAAGGTCGCCGCGAAGGCCCTCGACCGCGCCGGGATCGTCGTCAACTACAACACCGTCCCCTACGACCCGAGGAAGCCGTTCGACCCCTCCGGCGTCCGCATCGGCACCCCCTCCCTGACCTCGCGCGGCCTCGGCACCGAGCACATGGCCGCCGTCGCCGACTGGATCGACCGCGGGGTCCGCGCCGCCGGGTCCGGCGACGAGGACGCGCTCCTGAAGATCCGCGGCGAGGTCGCCGAGCTGATGGCGGCCTTCCCGGCCCCGGGCCTGCCCACGGCCTGA
- the rocD gene encoding ornithine--oxo-acid transaminase: MTATEDLISSAEAHSAHNYHPLPLVVASAEGAWMTDVEGRRYLDMLAGYSALNFGHGNRRLIEAAKEQLERVTLTSRAFHHDRFAEFCTRLAELCGKDMVLPMNTGAEAVETAVKTARKWGYRIKGVPDGRARIVVASDNFHGRTTTIVSFSTDPEARADYGPYTPGFDIVPYGDLDALRAAVTDDTVAVLIEPIQGEAGVLVPPPGYLPGVRELTSDYNILFIADEIQSGLGRTGRTFACDHEGVVPDVYVLGKALGGGVVPVSAVVADADVLGVFRPGEHGSTFGGNPLACAVALEVVAMLNTGEFQQRATELGEHLHAELRLLVGSGKVTQVRGRGLWAGVDIDPAHGTGREISEKLMDRGVLVKDTHGSTIRIAPPLVISKEDLDWGLDQLRAVLG; the protein is encoded by the coding sequence GTGACCGCTACGGAAGACCTCATCTCCTCGGCCGAAGCGCACAGCGCGCACAACTACCACCCGCTGCCTCTCGTGGTCGCCTCGGCGGAGGGCGCGTGGATGACGGACGTGGAGGGACGCCGCTATCTGGACATGCTCGCCGGGTACTCGGCGCTGAACTTCGGGCACGGCAACCGTCGTCTGATCGAGGCGGCCAAGGAGCAGTTGGAGCGGGTGACGCTGACGTCGCGGGCGTTCCACCACGACCGGTTCGCGGAGTTCTGCACGCGTCTGGCCGAGCTGTGCGGCAAGGACATGGTGCTGCCGATGAACACGGGCGCGGAGGCCGTGGAGACGGCGGTGAAGACGGCCCGGAAGTGGGGGTACCGAATCAAGGGGGTGCCGGACGGCCGGGCCAGGATCGTGGTGGCGAGCGACAACTTCCACGGCCGTACGACGACGATCGTCAGCTTCTCCACGGACCCGGAGGCACGCGCGGACTACGGCCCGTACACGCCGGGTTTCGACATCGTGCCGTACGGCGACCTGGACGCGCTGCGCGCGGCGGTCACCGACGACACGGTGGCGGTGCTCATCGAACCGATCCAGGGCGAGGCGGGGGTCCTGGTGCCGCCGCCCGGCTATCTCCCCGGAGTCAGGGAGCTGACCAGCGACTACAACATCCTGTTCATCGCGGACGAGATCCAGTCGGGGCTCGGCAGGACGGGCCGGACGTTCGCGTGCGACCACGAGGGCGTGGTGCCGGACGTGTACGTGCTCGGCAAGGCGCTCGGCGGCGGCGTGGTGCCGGTGTCGGCGGTGGTGGCGGACGCGGACGTGCTCGGGGTGTTCCGGCCGGGTGAGCACGGGTCGACGTTCGGCGGGAATCCGCTGGCGTGCGCGGTGGCCCTGGAAGTCGTCGCGATGTTGAACACCGGCGAGTTCCAGCAGCGGGCCACGGAGCTCGGCGAGCATCTGCACGCCGAACTGCGGCTCCTGGTGGGCTCCGGCAAGGTCACGCAGGTGCGCGGGCGCGGACTGTGGGCGGGCGTCGACATCGACCCGGCGCACGGCACCGGCCGGGAGATCTCGGAGAAGCTGATGGACCGCGGGGTCCTGGTGAAGGACACCCACGGTTCGACGATCCGGATCGCGCCGCCGCTGGTGATCAGCAAGGAGGACCTGGACTGGGGGCTCGACCAGCTGCGGGCGGTGCTCGGGTAG
- a CDS encoding DinB family protein: MGRMSDQPARWTEATVYPDMWTDPDNDPRESDGPSPDGELPTLLDFLSGYRITLRMKCEGLDPEQLARRSVPPSTMSLLGLIRHLAEVERDWRGWIEGESIPKLYGKKDADFEGAVADQAMVDAAYADLEREQAATDAALAARPDLGERLKNGSSIRELMVHRIEEYARHCGHADLLRERVDGRVGQ, translated from the coding sequence ATGGGCCGCATGAGCGACCAACCCGCGCGATGGACCGAGGCGACCGTCTACCCCGACATGTGGACGGACCCGGACAACGACCCGCGTGAAAGCGACGGCCCCAGCCCGGACGGGGAGCTGCCGACGCTCCTCGACTTCCTGTCGGGCTACCGCATCACCCTGCGCATGAAGTGCGAGGGCCTGGACCCCGAGCAGCTGGCCCGGCGCTCTGTCCCGCCCTCCACGATGTCCCTCCTCGGCCTGATCCGGCACCTCGCCGAGGTCGAGCGCGACTGGCGCGGCTGGATCGAGGGCGAGTCGATTCCGAAGCTGTACGGCAAGAAGGACGCCGACTTCGAGGGCGCCGTCGCCGACCAGGCCATGGTCGACGCCGCGTACGCCGACCTGGAGCGCGAACAGGCCGCGACGGACGCCGCCCTTGCCGCGCGCCCGGACCTGGGGGAGCGCCTGAAGAACGGCTCCTCGATCCGGGAGCTGATGGTGCACCGGATCGAGGAGTACGCCCGTCACTGCGGGCACGCGGACCTGCTGCGGGAGCGCGTGGACGGGAGGGTGGGGCAGTAG
- a CDS encoding SAM-dependent methyltransferase → MTEKQTENPTLTSNETATRTYYESTDVDRFYDIVWGGEDIHTGIYDHATEPVADASRRTVERLADHLADHLSPGRTVLDLGSGYGGTARYLADRFGCDVVALNLSEAQNERHRAANAERGPDGLIEVVTGSFHEVPYGDGHFDAVCSLEAFCHSGDRARVLGEAARVLKPGGALAFTDIMAAEETPAEDLRPVVARLGVDALATPAFYLDQLAELGFDPVGFDDHTPQLARHYVRLTADARAREADLRAAISPAYVDGLLANLPLWVDAARADRLRWGVFHGRRA, encoded by the coding sequence ATGACGGAAAAGCAGACCGAGAACCCCACCCTGACCAGCAACGAGACCGCCACCCGCACCTACTACGAATCCACCGACGTCGACCGCTTCTACGACATCGTCTGGGGCGGCGAGGACATCCACACCGGCATCTACGACCACGCCACGGAGCCCGTGGCCGACGCGTCCCGCCGTACCGTCGAGCGACTCGCCGACCACCTCGCGGACCACCTCTCCCCCGGCCGGACCGTCCTCGACCTGGGTTCCGGATACGGCGGCACCGCCCGCTACCTGGCCGACCGCTTCGGCTGCGACGTCGTCGCGCTCAACCTCAGCGAGGCGCAGAACGAACGCCACCGCGCGGCCAACGCCGAGCGGGGCCCGGACGGGCTGATCGAGGTGGTGACGGGGTCGTTCCACGAAGTGCCGTACGGAGACGGGCACTTCGACGCCGTGTGCTCCCTGGAGGCGTTCTGCCACAGCGGGGACCGGGCCCGCGTACTCGGCGAAGCCGCGCGCGTACTCAAGCCCGGCGGCGCCCTCGCCTTCACCGACATCATGGCCGCCGAGGAGACCCCCGCCGAGGACCTGCGCCCGGTCGTCGCGCGCCTGGGCGTGGACGCACTCGCCACGCCCGCCTTCTACCTGGACCAGCTCGCCGAGCTCGGCTTCGACCCGGTCGGCTTCGACGACCACACGCCCCAGCTCGCCCGGCACTACGTCCGCCTGACCGCCGACGCCCGCGCCCGCGAGGCCGACCTGCGCGCCGCGATCAGTCCCGCGTACGTCGACGGCCTGCTCGCCAACCTGCCCCTGTGGGTCGACGCCGCCCGCGCCGACCGACTGCGCTGGGGCGTCTTCCACGGCCGCCGGGCCTGA
- a CDS encoding RidA family protein, producing the protein MERTPVNPVTWSVDMGFNQGEVVSGHTRTLYISGQTAMSDDGKPQHDGDMAAQLALSLDNLEAVLAEADMSLANLVRLNVHTTDVDLLFQHYGVLAARLGAARVAPTTTMLGVTRLAIPTLLVELEGTAVA; encoded by the coding sequence ATGGAGCGCACCCCGGTCAACCCGGTGACCTGGTCGGTGGACATGGGGTTCAACCAAGGAGAAGTCGTCTCCGGGCACACCCGCACCCTGTACATCTCGGGACAGACCGCGATGAGCGACGACGGCAAGCCCCAGCACGACGGGGACATGGCGGCACAGTTGGCGCTGAGCCTCGACAACCTGGAGGCCGTCCTCGCCGAGGCGGACATGTCCCTCGCGAACCTCGTCCGGCTCAACGTCCACACGACGGACGTCGACCTGCTCTTCCAGCACTACGGCGTTCTTGCGGCACGCCTCGGCGCGGCCCGGGTGGCGCCGACCACGACGATGCTCGGCGTGACGCGACTGGCGATCCCCACCCTGCTGGTGGAGCTGGAGGGGACCGCCGTGGCGTGA
- a CDS encoding helix-turn-helix transcriptional regulator: MRADRLVSLVLLLRQRGRLSAATLARELEVSTRTVLRDVEALSAAGVPVYAERGRHGGFALLPGFQTELTGLNHDEALALLVAGSRRGAQVFGLGSALAAAMLKVVDALPASHRGTAADVAERLLIDPETDLLSRRVTADEIPDAVLAPIRRAVLSGHKLRIRYAATDQPPRLRTVDPIGLVTVRDQGYLLATRSGEDRTYRLSRVRAAEELPGEPAERADHVDLERAWRERGARFRSGGDDQVTVLVRMDPARREDLVGTALAVHSEEADADGRLRLEVTFQDARHAVWALWQLGIAAKALAPAWLRASLRERAAAVAARYGTDDEYGISPP, translated from the coding sequence ATGCGCGCTGACCGGCTGGTTTCCCTGGTCCTGCTGCTCCGCCAGCGCGGTCGCCTCTCCGCCGCGACGCTGGCCCGCGAGCTGGAGGTGTCCACGCGCACCGTCCTGCGCGACGTCGAGGCGCTGTCGGCGGCGGGCGTCCCCGTCTACGCCGAGCGCGGCCGCCACGGCGGCTTCGCCCTCCTGCCGGGCTTCCAGACGGAGCTGACCGGCCTGAACCACGACGAGGCCCTGGCCCTCCTCGTCGCCGGATCCCGGCGCGGAGCGCAGGTCTTCGGCCTCGGCTCGGCCCTCGCCGCCGCCATGCTCAAGGTCGTCGACGCGCTGCCCGCGAGCCATCGGGGCACCGCCGCCGACGTCGCCGAGCGACTGCTCATCGACCCGGAGACCGACCTCCTCTCGCGCCGCGTGACCGCCGACGAGATCCCCGACGCCGTCCTGGCCCCGATCCGCCGCGCGGTGCTCTCCGGGCACAAGCTGCGCATCCGTTACGCGGCCACGGACCAGCCGCCCCGCCTGCGCACCGTGGACCCGATCGGCCTGGTCACCGTCCGCGACCAGGGCTACCTGCTGGCCACGAGGTCCGGCGAGGACCGCACGTACCGGCTGTCGCGGGTGCGGGCCGCCGAGGAGCTTCCCGGCGAACCCGCCGAGCGGGCCGACCACGTGGACCTGGAGCGGGCGTGGCGTGAGCGCGGCGCACGGTTCCGGTCCGGGGGCGACGACCAGGTCACCGTCCTCGTCCGGATGGACCCGGCGCGCCGGGAGGACCTGGTCGGCACCGCGCTCGCCGTTCACTCCGAAGAGGCCGACGCGGACGGCCGACTGCGGCTCGAAGTGACCTTCCAGGACGCCCGGCACGCGGTGTGGGCGCTGTGGCAGCTCGGCATCGCGGCAAAGGCGCTGGCTCCGGCGTGGTTGCGCGCCTCCCTGCGCGAGCGTGCCGCAGCTGTCGCCGCCCGCTACGGGACCGACGACGAGTACGGCATCAGCCCTCCGTGA
- a CDS encoding serine/threonine-protein kinase, whose translation MRQTTGDDVKALGHGDPARIGAYRLLGLLGEGGMGRVYMGRSEGGRTVALKVVRSEIAQVPDFRRRFAREVDAARRVAGPWTAAVLDADVEAAVPWVATQYIPGPDLHTAVAQDFAPLPERSVRFLANRLALALQAVHGGGLIHRDLKPSNILVTVDGPRVIDFGIARALDGLDTMAAESALTRTGLVIGSPGFMSPEQARGRELTPASDVFCLGSVLVYAATGRQPFGAGGNGGLAAQLFSVAEDEPDLSGVPSSLVDLVRDCLTKDPQQRPTPGQIAERTEDGSTEPWLPGEVLVQLARRTAELLDYDPAPAPSSAASASVSASSQDHPATVRTPELPSPPFPTMPARPPAVPLPSAPARRRRTAVVAGAAAVAIAVVGGLVALAPWEDDSSGSGGKAGKGNSAGGTMATVPRKFTGTWEGQLAKKGSMKSDRVVRVEILPGGDKISVQTVDSERFCMVESAPVKVKKDFYERLVLSTPKLRTGAPASEKAACAGQRVGSLVAVSADSSETTTLKWEFGDHAVTLFKKPKIAVQQQVPTKFTGHWKIRRDDSGFSRDRQLQLQTVTIDPGNVLLTSKVAVSVKAGKPGEATWCYYQGSVFSISGEKKDFLFTTNLESGSPSNDSADTGCPASLPAQMYSTGNDEKHLNVTTMGSEGFAASGSFGLQRANP comes from the coding sequence GTGCGGCAGACAACGGGGGACGACGTGAAGGCACTTGGCCATGGCGATCCAGCGCGCATAGGGGCGTATCGACTCCTGGGGCTGCTCGGCGAGGGCGGCATGGGTCGCGTGTACATGGGCCGTTCAGAGGGCGGGCGCACGGTCGCGCTCAAGGTCGTACGGAGCGAGATCGCCCAAGTCCCCGACTTCCGGCGGCGGTTCGCGCGCGAAGTGGATGCCGCGCGGCGCGTGGCCGGGCCGTGGACCGCGGCGGTTCTCGACGCCGACGTGGAAGCGGCCGTCCCTTGGGTTGCCACTCAGTACATTCCGGGCCCGGATCTGCATACCGCGGTCGCCCAGGACTTCGCCCCGCTCCCCGAGCGTTCCGTACGGTTCCTCGCCAACCGCCTCGCCCTCGCGCTCCAAGCCGTACACGGCGGCGGCTTGATCCACCGTGATCTCAAACCGTCGAACATCCTGGTCACGGTCGACGGGCCGCGCGTCATCGACTTCGGGATCGCGCGGGCCCTGGACGGCCTGGACACGATGGCCGCGGAATCGGCGTTGACCCGCACCGGCCTGGTCATCGGCTCACCCGGGTTCATGTCCCCCGAGCAGGCCCGCGGACGCGAACTCACTCCGGCCAGCGATGTGTTCTGCCTCGGCTCCGTCCTCGTGTACGCGGCCACGGGGCGTCAGCCGTTCGGCGCGGGCGGGAACGGCGGGCTCGCCGCCCAGCTGTTCAGTGTGGCGGAGGACGAGCCGGACCTGAGCGGAGTGCCGTCTTCGCTGGTGGATCTGGTGCGGGACTGTCTGACCAAGGACCCCCAGCAGCGCCCCACACCCGGTCAGATCGCCGAGCGCACCGAAGACGGGTCGACCGAACCCTGGCTGCCCGGCGAGGTGCTCGTTCAACTGGCCCGCCGCACTGCCGAATTGCTGGACTACGACCCGGCTCCGGCTCCCTCCTCCGCCGCCTCCGCCTCCGTCTCCGCCTCATCGCAAGACCACCCGGCCACGGTTCGCACCCCCGAGTTGCCGTCGCCCCCATTCCCGACCATGCCCGCACGGCCCCCCGCGGTCCCGCTTCCGTCAGCCCCTGCACGGCGCCGCCGTACGGCCGTCGTGGCAGGGGCAGCAGCCGTGGCGATCGCCGTCGTCGGTGGGCTGGTTGCGCTTGCCCCGTGGGAGGACGACAGCAGCGGCAGTGGCGGAAAAGCCGGAAAGGGGAATTCAGCCGGTGGCACCATGGCCACCGTCCCGCGCAAGTTCACGGGGACATGGGAGGGTCAGCTCGCCAAGAAGGGCTCGATGAAGAGCGATCGCGTCGTACGGGTCGAGATCCTGCCCGGCGGCGACAAGATCTCTGTGCAGACCGTCGACTCCGAGCGGTTCTGCATGGTGGAATCCGCCCCTGTCAAGGTGAAGAAGGATTTCTACGAACGGCTGGTACTCAGCACACCGAAGCTCCGGACTGGCGCACCCGCATCGGAGAAGGCCGCGTGCGCGGGGCAGCGGGTCGGCAGCCTCGTCGCGGTCAGCGCGGACAGCAGCGAGACGACCACACTCAAGTGGGAGTTCGGCGACCATGCGGTCACGCTGTTCAAGAAGCCGAAGATCGCCGTCCAGCAGCAGGTGCCGACAAAATTCACGGGCCACTGGAAAATCAGAAGGGACGACAGCGGCTTCTCGCGAGACCGGCAGCTCCAGCTCCAGACGGTCACCATCGATCCGGGAAACGTGCTCCTCACCAGCAAGGTCGCAGTCTCCGTCAAGGCCGGCAAGCCCGGTGAGGCCACATGGTGCTACTACCAAGGCAGCGTGTTCTCGATCTCAGGCGAGAAAAAGGACTTCCTCTTCACCACGAACCTGGAGTCGGGTTCACCCTCGAACGACTCCGCGGACACCGGCTGTCCCGCTTCCCTGCCTGCCCAGATGTACTCGACGGGGAATGACGAGAAGCACCTGAACGTGACCACCATGGGTTCCGAAGGATTCGCCGCCTCCGGTTCCTTCGGCCTTCAGCGCGCCAACCCCTGA
- a CDS encoding ATP-binding protein, translated as MNSEITRTVRSAAQPVHRFRAQLPATWRGARRARLLGAEQLQAWGLPFEAAAHILAELATNAAVYGRVPARDFRIELTAAEGVLRIEVADTRGDRLPVVREPDADDESGRGLLIVDALADRWGVELGPEPLKTVWAELDV; from the coding sequence GTGAACTCAGAAATCACCCGAACCGTGCGTTCCGCCGCACAGCCAGTGCACCGCTTCCGCGCTCAGCTGCCCGCCACGTGGCGCGGCGCCCGCAGGGCAAGACTGCTCGGGGCAGAGCAACTGCAAGCATGGGGACTCCCGTTCGAGGCTGCGGCACACATCCTCGCCGAGCTGGCGACGAACGCGGCGGTGTACGGGCGCGTGCCCGCGCGGGACTTCAGGATCGAGCTGACGGCGGCCGAGGGCGTGCTGCGGATCGAGGTGGCGGACACGCGCGGTGACCGGCTGCCGGTCGTACGGGAGCCGGACGCGGACGACGAGTCGGGCCGGGGTCTGCTGATCGTGGACGCGCTGGCGGACCGGTGGGGCGTGGAGCTCGGTCCTGAGCCGCTGAAGACGGTGTGGGCGGAGCTGGACGTCTGA
- a CDS encoding helix-turn-helix domain-containing protein — protein sequence MDEVGWEVDSDDESSAVAELIGRQVKFWREAAGLRVVQFGELMGYGENLIHKVERGARIPRPEFLDRADEVLNAGGHLRGLKPDAEKVRYPKKVRDLAKLEAQALELCTYNNSVIHGLLQTEEYAQAEVRNRQPPFPEEEVERRVAGRMSRQGIVDDASGLPVFSFVQCESTLRRANGGRLVMRRQLEHLLEVGQLRNVTIQVLPLDREENAGLGGSLSLFKLKSGTTIGHLAVQLISRVITNPRELQILDMRYGMIRAQALTPQESRDFIEEVRGKT from the coding sequence ATGGATGAGGTCGGTTGGGAGGTCGACTCCGACGACGAGTCGAGCGCGGTCGCCGAGCTCATCGGGCGCCAGGTGAAGTTCTGGCGGGAGGCGGCAGGGCTGCGGGTGGTGCAGTTCGGGGAGTTGATGGGGTACGGGGAGAACCTGATCCACAAGGTGGAGCGCGGGGCGCGGATTCCCAGGCCGGAGTTCTTGGATCGGGCTGATGAGGTCTTGAACGCGGGCGGTCATCTGAGAGGGCTGAAGCCCGACGCGGAGAAGGTCCGGTACCCGAAGAAGGTGCGGGACCTGGCCAAGCTTGAGGCCCAGGCGCTGGAGCTGTGCACATACAACAACTCGGTGATCCATGGGCTGTTGCAGACGGAGGAGTACGCACAGGCCGAGGTCCGGAATCGGCAACCTCCCTTCCCGGAGGAGGAAGTAGAACGGCGCGTGGCCGGTCGCATGTCGCGGCAGGGCATCGTCGATGATGCGTCAGGACTGCCTGTTTTCAGCTTCGTGCAGTGCGAGTCGACATTGCGCCGCGCCAACGGGGGCAGACTGGTGATGCGCAGGCAGCTCGAACACCTGTTGGAGGTTGGGCAGTTGCGGAACGTGACTATTCAGGTCTTGCCGCTGGACCGCGAGGAGAACGCCGGGCTAGGCGGGTCGCTGTCCCTGTTCAAGCTCAAGAGCGGAACCACCATCGGGCACCTAGCCGTTCAGCTCATCAGCCGAGTGATCACTAACCCACGCGAGCTCCAGATCCTCGACATGCGCTATGGCATGATCCGGGCGCAGGCCCTCACGCCTCAGGAATCGCGGGACTTCATCGAAGAAGTGCGGGGAAAGACATGA
- a CDS encoding DUF397 domain-containing protein: MTLEWVKSSYSTADGPDCVEVAWRKSSHSTADEPECVEVAATLEAILIRDSKNPDGPRLTLTPGAWAEFIDGAAK; encoded by the coding sequence ATGACACTGGAGTGGGTCAAGAGCAGCTACAGCACCGCCGACGGGCCCGACTGCGTCGAAGTTGCCTGGCGCAAGAGCAGCCACAGCACCGCCGATGAGCCCGAGTGCGTCGAAGTGGCCGCCACCCTGGAAGCCATCCTCATCCGCGACTCCAAGAACCCCGACGGCCCCCGCCTCACCCTCACGCCCGGCGCCTGGGCGGAGTTCATAGACGGCGCCGCGAAGTGA
- a CDS encoding MBL fold metallo-hydrolase: MDNPCSGYLVSSEDTRIWVDAGSGTLGPLQRHVRLDELDAIWISHLHADHSADLLTAYYGALYADIRLAAPIPLYGPPGIADRLAGFLTNTPARSPIESAFTVTELHDGHRAAVGSLQLTSRAVSHGIPAFAVRIEAAGKSLVYSGDTAPCPSLTELAEGCDVLLCEADSTEAPAEGEPVHHTPEDAGDTAGSAGAGRLIVTHVGRSLTPQQAVARASARFDGPVDYAAPSATFSIG; the protein is encoded by the coding sequence GTGGACAATCCGTGCTCGGGCTATCTGGTGTCGAGCGAGGACACCCGTATCTGGGTGGATGCGGGCAGCGGGACGCTCGGCCCGCTCCAGCGTCATGTGCGGCTGGATGAGCTCGATGCGATCTGGATCTCGCATCTGCACGCCGATCACAGCGCGGACCTGCTCACCGCGTACTACGGCGCGCTGTACGCGGACATCCGCCTCGCAGCGCCGATCCCTCTCTACGGTCCGCCTGGAATCGCCGACCGGCTGGCCGGTTTCCTCACCAACACTCCGGCTCGCAGCCCGATCGAATCTGCCTTCACAGTTACCGAGTTGCACGACGGGCATCGGGCGGCCGTTGGTTCGCTCCAACTGACCAGCCGGGCGGTGTCACACGGGATTCCGGCCTTCGCCGTGCGCATCGAGGCGGCAGGCAAGTCGCTGGTGTACTCCGGAGACACGGCACCGTGCCCGAGTCTCACGGAGCTGGCCGAGGGATGCGACGTGCTGCTGTGCGAAGCCGATAGCACAGAGGCACCAGCCGAGGGCGAACCGGTGCACCACACTCCCGAGGACGCCGGCGACACAGCCGGCTCGGCCGGGGCGGGCCGACTGATCGTCACACACGTCGGCCGCTCTCTCACGCCGCAGCAAGCGGTGGCGCGTGCCTCGGCGCGGTTCGATGGTCCCGTCGACTACGCCGCCCCCAGTGCCACCTTCTCCATCGGCTAG